One genomic window of Globicephala melas chromosome 8, mGloMel1.2, whole genome shotgun sequence includes the following:
- the LOC115857402 gene encoding E3 ubiquitin-protein ligase RNF113A-like, with protein MTDQMCTFLFKKPGRKGATGLRKRPICHQESGDGSSSSDEGSAVVSRKKKRATHNPMIQKTPGSGKQKAAYGDQSSQEEENEPESLGVVYKSTRSGKPVGPEDMGATAVYQLDTEKERDAQAIFERSQKIQEELRHKEDDKIYRGINNYQKYMKPKDTSMGNASSKMVRKGPIRAPEHLRATVRWDYQPDVCKDYKETGFCGFGDSCKFLHDRSDYKHGWQIERELDEGRYDVHKDENYEVGSDEV; from the coding sequence ATGACAGACCAGATGTGCACCTTTCTTTTCAAAAAGCCTGGGCGAAAAGGGGCTACAGGTCTCAGAAAGCGCCCGATCTGCCACCAAGAGTCCGGAgacggcagcagcagcagtgatgAAGGCAGCGCTGTGGTTAGCCGGAAAAAGAAGCGGGCGACCCACAATCCGATGATACAGAAGACCCCTGGCAGTGGTAAACAGAAGGCAGCTTATGGTGACCAGAGTAGCCAGGAGGAGGAGAACGAGCCCGAGAGTCTCGGCGTGGTCTATAAGTCCACTCGCTCAGGGAAACCCGTGGGGCCAGAGGATATGGGTGCGACTGCTGTCTACCAGCTAGACACAGAGAAGGAGCGTGACGCACAAGCCATCTTTGAGCGCAGCCAGAAGATCCAGGAGGAGCTGAGGCACAAGGAAGATGACAAGATCTATCGGGGAATCAATAATTATCAGAAGTACATGAAACCCAAGGATACATCTATGGGCAATGCTTCCTCCAAGATGGTGAGGAAAGGCCCCATCCGAGCTCCCGAGCATCTGCGTGCCACCGTGCGCTGGGATTACCAGCCCGACGTTTGTAAGGACTACAAGGAGACTGGCTTTTGCGGCTTTGGAGACAGCTGCAAATTCCTCCATGACCGTTCAGATTACAAACATGGCTGGCAGATCGAACGTGAGCTTGACGAGGGTCGCTATGATGTCCATAAGGATGAAAACTATGAAGTGGGAAGCGATGAGGTGTAA